A genome region from Methanobacterium subterraneum includes the following:
- a CDS encoding trypco2 family protein, producing the protein MVRSYAEEKARILELPGMSVDNIMVSVKAALMETQQVMETSGIKIKRIDLTLKSIASGETGTQIKLNIPILGELKLGSRISEKSIQTTILSLKPPKPTKVVKDVKFPQLGERLKESILSLTRGVMAAVNDDPPLEVYESSVELNFILTSESEISLIIKSGLEAELTNNLKIVFEKI; encoded by the coding sequence ATGGTGCGATCATATGCTGAAGAGAAGGCCAGAATTTTGGAATTACCCGGAATGTCTGTTGATAACATTATGGTTAGTGTAAAAGCAGCCTTAATGGAAACACAGCAGGTAATGGAAACCTCTGGAATTAAGATTAAGAGGATAGATCTCACTTTAAAGTCCATTGCTTCCGGAGAAACCGGGACACAAATAAAGTTAAACATTCCCATATTAGGTGAGTTGAAATTAGGTTCCAGAATCTCCGAAAAATCAATACAAACCACAATTTTATCCTTGAAACCACCAAAACCTACGAAGGTGGTAAAAGATGTCAAGTTCCCTCAACTGGGAGAAAGGCTTAAAGAGTCAATCTTGAGTTTAACCCGTGGGGTAATGGCAGCGGTTAATGATGATCCTCCCCTTGAAGTCTATGAATCTTCAGTGGAGCTGAATTTCATTTTGACCAGTGAATCAGAAATATCCCTAATAATAAAGAGTGGGCTTGAGGCAGAACTAACCAACAACTTGAAGATCGTCTTTGAAAAAATATAA
- a CDS encoding alpha,alpha-trehalose-phosphate synthase (UDP-forming), whose translation MNLPNQKKILEFLKDKNFIVASNRGPVEFYKKNSEIEMKRGAGGLVSTLLPLMETLNGVWIASAMTLGDVEVAKQFPDNRVPIPEGNPQFWVPFVVVDRHRYEDYYSIISNPLLWFVQHYMWNNPYTPDIDDEMHNAWEQGYVYLNRKFADKILSESKRNEKEPLIMLQDYHLYLCPTYIREKLKKTFLSQFIHIPWPQTEYFSIIPEYMRKSIVEGLLSNNLLGFHIPRYVTNFLQACEKYADEVNYDQGLVWHKGGLTHVKSYPISVDYEGIKELAASPEVKERENLIRKIKGENFLIYRTDRADLSKNIIRGFKAYDLFLEKYPEYHGKVKFLTTGKPTRQQIDEYNEYYLRTKEIVDEVNAKYGRDGWKPIEWIFKADYNLVVAAFKNYDCLIVNPIADGMNIVPKEASAVNENQGVLILSEKAGCYEELENHVISVNPFDISQTCQAFVQALQMSRTERKERLDNLKEIVAKRTIYHWISEQFEDIEQIKNSMEGE comes from the coding sequence ATGAATCTTCCCAATCAGAAAAAGATTTTAGAGTTTTTAAAGGATAAAAATTTTATTGTAGCCTCTAACAGAGGCCCGGTGGAGTTTTACAAAAAAAATAGTGAAATAGAGATGAAAAGAGGGGCCGGAGGTCTTGTTTCCACATTGCTCCCCCTCATGGAAACCTTAAACGGTGTCTGGATTGCCAGTGCCATGACTCTGGGAGATGTGGAAGTGGCCAAACAGTTCCCTGATAATCGAGTTCCCATTCCTGAAGGTAATCCCCAGTTCTGGGTCCCATTTGTGGTGGTGGACAGGCACCGTTATGAAGATTATTACAGCATAATAAGTAATCCACTTCTCTGGTTTGTACAACACTACATGTGGAACAATCCCTACACCCCAGATATTGATGATGAGATGCACAATGCATGGGAACAGGGTTACGTGTACCTCAATAGGAAGTTTGCAGATAAAATTCTTTCAGAAAGCAAGAGGAATGAAAAAGAACCACTGATAATGTTACAGGATTATCATTTATATTTGTGCCCTACCTATATCCGTGAAAAACTTAAAAAAACCTTTTTAAGCCAGTTTATTCACATACCCTGGCCTCAAACTGAATATTTCAGCATTATACCAGAGTACATGCGGAAATCAATTGTGGAGGGGCTTTTATCCAACAACCTTCTGGGATTCCATATACCCCGCTATGTTACCAATTTCCTTCAGGCCTGTGAAAAATACGCAGATGAGGTGAATTATGATCAGGGACTGGTCTGGCACAAAGGAGGTTTAACCCATGTGAAGAGTTACCCTATTTCTGTGGATTATGAGGGTATAAAAGAACTGGCAGCTTCACCAGAGGTTAAGGAACGGGAAAACCTCATCAGAAAAATTAAAGGTGAAAACTTTCTTATCTACCGTACGGACCGGGCAGATCTTAGTAAAAATATTATCCGTGGTTTCAAGGCCTATGATCTATTTTTAGAAAAGTATCCAGAATACCATGGGAAGGTTAAGTTTCTAACCACCGGGAAACCCACCAGACAGCAAATTGATGAATACAATGAATATTACCTCCGTACTAAGGAAATAGTTGATGAGGTAAACGCTAAATATGGTCGTGATGGTTGGAAACCAATTGAATGGATATTCAAAGCAGATTACAACCTGGTTGTGGCTGCCTTTAAGAATTATGATTGTTTGATTGTGAACCCCATTGCCGATGGTATGAATATCGTGCCGAAGGAGGCTTCAGCTGTTAATGAGAATCAGGGCGTGCTCATATTATCCGAGAAAGCTGGTTGCTATGAAGAACTTGAAAATCATGTGATAAGTGTGAACCCATTTGATATTAGCCAGACTTGTCAGGCATTTGTTCAGGCCCTTCAAATGAGTAGAACTGAACGAAAAGAGCGTTTGGATAATTTGAAAGAGATTGTTGCTAAAAGAACCATATATCACTGGATCAGTGAACAATTTGAAGATATTGAACAGATAAAGAATTCAATGGAAGGAGAATGA
- a CDS encoding phosphomannomutase: MSRYVQNIRGVVNFEITNKFASHLGTIVGNYVGPEKRVVVGRDLNVPSQMIKRSITTGLMAAGVDVIDFGVAPIPVIHYSREFYNANVMITISKSHLRPEDVDIKIFSDHEIPLEQRHADKVSWNQIGTLRYVHEYREKYIKGVLDEIDVSAINKKSFLIVLDCEGGDMPFAPQLLHKINCETVLIGCNENTLEGDFPEPSPKRISLVSELTTAIGADMGVLLDNDHDRAVFIDQNGNMIRDQTVLGIFAKYILENNPNGTVVSSVVASQSVDEMVIKNGGKIIKTSVNTVLNEIEDSEAIFGGDEPGMYVFPEFQNCFDAIFSVMKMLEILAKKDTTLSKLAREIKEYNRTVFTIECEHDKKYEVMDAFKTKFESGEEINVVDGVRVDLEDSFILIRPSRFEPLIRVYIESKSAEKLQKLTESVQTMIEKV; the protein is encoded by the coding sequence ATGTCAAGGTACGTGCAGAATATTAGAGGAGTTGTTAATTTTGAGATCACCAATAAATTCGCCTCTCACCTGGGGACTATTGTAGGGAATTATGTTGGTCCGGAAAAAAGAGTGGTGGTAGGCCGGGATTTGAATGTGCCCTCCCAGATGATCAAAAGATCCATTACCACCGGACTCATGGCTGCAGGTGTCGATGTAATTGACTTCGGAGTTGCCCCCATTCCAGTGATACACTACAGTCGAGAGTTCTACAATGCCAATGTCATGATCACCATTAGTAAATCTCATTTAAGGCCTGAAGATGTGGATATAAAGATATTCAGTGATCATGAAATTCCCCTAGAACAGAGGCATGCTGATAAAGTTTCCTGGAATCAGATAGGTACCCTAAGATATGTTCATGAATACCGGGAAAAATATATTAAAGGAGTTTTGGATGAAATTGACGTATCTGCCATTAATAAGAAATCTTTTTTAATTGTTTTAGACTGTGAAGGTGGTGATATGCCCTTTGCCCCCCAGCTACTTCATAAAATAAATTGTGAAACAGTTTTGATTGGCTGTAATGAAAACACCCTGGAAGGTGATTTCCCTGAACCCAGCCCTAAAAGAATATCACTAGTTTCAGAGCTTACAACCGCCATTGGCGCTGATATGGGTGTTTTACTTGATAACGATCATGACCGGGCTGTTTTCATTGATCAAAATGGGAACATGATCCGGGACCAGACTGTGCTGGGTATCTTCGCCAAATATATTCTGGAAAATAACCCCAATGGCACTGTAGTTTCTTCAGTAGTTGCATCCCAGTCTGTGGATGAAATGGTAATAAAAAATGGGGGAAAAATCATCAAAACCTCGGTTAATACTGTTTTAAACGAGATTGAAGATTCTGAGGCAATATTCGGGGGTGACGAACCAGGGATGTATGTTTTCCCAGAATTTCAGAATTGTTTTGATGCCATCTTTTCGGTTATGAAAATGCTGGAAATACTGGCCAAAAAGGATACCACACTATCCAAACTGGCCCGGGAAATAAAAGAATACAATAGGACGGTTTTCACTATTGAATGTGAACATGACAAGAAGTATGAAGTTATGGACGCATTCAAAACTAAATTCGAATCAGGTGAGGAGATTAACGTGGTGGATGGGGTCAGAGTGGATTTGGAAGATTCATTCATATTGATCAGACCCTCCAGATTCGAACCTTTGATAAGAGTTTACATAGAATCAAAATCAGCAGAAAAATTGCAAAAATTAACTGAATCCGTTCAAACCATGATTGAAAAGGTGTAA
- a CDS encoding DUF429 domain-containing protein, whose product MEKIITEKSFHKSMQIMGIDLAGKVDNPTGICVLNLDNDLDNNGRGVTPPEREIYLTTLYTNEEILKKICEVNPTLIVIDARLSLPKERCCLEKDCECAVGGHFRQSEREIRRYGPVLPLTFTGMKMLTMRGVGLACDLSGKYLLKETHPHTVGKMLGFHHLKKNLEDFLIIPPETNEHELDAILAALCGFFYMNDCYLELGNAEEGTIILPRDQNCLRMVK is encoded by the coding sequence ATGGAAAAAATAATAACTGAAAAATCATTTCATAAATCAATGCAAATAATGGGAATAGATTTAGCAGGGAAGGTTGATAATCCAACAGGAATCTGTGTCCTTAACTTGGATAATGACCTAGATAATAATGGAAGAGGTGTGACCCCTCCCGAACGTGAGATCTATCTCACTACCCTGTATACCAATGAAGAAATTTTGAAGAAAATCTGTGAAGTGAACCCTACTCTTATTGTGATTGATGCACGATTATCTTTACCTAAAGAACGTTGCTGTCTGGAAAAAGATTGTGAATGTGCAGTTGGAGGTCATTTCCGCCAATCTGAACGTGAAATACGTCGTTATGGTCCGGTTCTACCTTTAACCTTCACTGGAATGAAAATGCTGACTATGAGGGGTGTTGGTTTGGCCTGTGATCTATCTGGAAAATACTTGTTAAAGGAAACCCATCCCCACACTGTTGGAAAGATGCTTGGGTTTCACCATCTGAAAAAGAATCTTGAAGACTTTTTAATTATTCCTCCAGAAACAAATGAACATGAACTTGATGCCATCTTAGCAGCTTTGTGCGGTTTTTTTTATATGAATGATTGTTATTTGGAACTGGGAAATGCAGAAGAGGGAACTATCATTCTCCCGCGGGATCAGAATTGTTTGAGAATGGTTAAATAA
- the mer gene encoding 5,10-methylenetetrahydromethanopterin reductase, producing MKFGIEFVPNEPIDKIVKLVKLAEDVGFEYAWITDHYNNKNVYETLALIADGTETIKMGPGVTNPYVRSPAITASAITTLDELSNGRATLGIGPGDKATFDALGIEWTKPVSTIKDAIVMMSTLMSGGKTESGANLMGTKAVQEKIPIYMGAQGPMMLKTAGGFSDGALINASNPKDFEAAVPLIKEGAAAEGKSISDVDVAAYTCCSIDDDAGKALGAAKIVVAFIAAGSPPPVFERHGLAPDTGAKFGEFLGKGDFGGAIGAVTDELMDAFSVVGTPADFVPKIEALGEMGVTQYVAGSPIGPDKEKSIKLLGEVIDNF from the coding sequence ATGAAGTTTGGTATTGAATTTGTCCCAAATGAACCTATAGACAAGATTGTAAAGCTTGTCAAACTAGCAGAAGATGTCGGTTTCGAATACGCTTGGATCACCGACCACTACAACAACAAAAACGTGTACGAAACACTGGCATTAATTGCCGACGGAACTGAGACCATTAAGATGGGCCCTGGTGTAACCAACCCATATGTGAGAAGCCCAGCTATAACTGCTTCCGCAATCACAACCCTGGATGAACTATCCAATGGAAGAGCAACCTTAGGTATTGGCCCTGGAGACAAGGCTACCTTCGATGCTTTAGGAATTGAATGGACTAAACCTGTGTCCACCATCAAAGACGCCATCGTTATGATGAGCACCTTAATGTCTGGTGGAAAAACTGAAAGCGGCGCAAACCTAATGGGAACCAAAGCAGTCCAGGAAAAAATCCCTATTTACATGGGAGCCCAAGGACCAATGATGCTCAAAACCGCCGGAGGATTCTCAGACGGTGCATTAATTAACGCATCAAACCCAAAAGACTTCGAAGCAGCTGTACCTCTAATTAAAGAAGGAGCAGCAGCAGAAGGTAAATCCATCTCTGACGTGGATGTTGCAGCATACACTTGCTGTTCCATAGATGATGACGCTGGTAAAGCATTAGGCGCAGCTAAAATCGTTGTTGCCTTCATCGCAGCCGGATCCCCACCACCAGTATTCGAAAGACACGGACTAGCACCTGACACAGGAGCTAAATTCGGTGAATTCCTAGGTAAAGGTGACTTCGGTGGAGCAATTGGAGCTGTAACCGACGAATTAATGGACGCATTCTCTGTTGTAGGAACCCCAGCCGACTTTGTACCAAAAATCGAAGCTCTCGGTGAAATGGGTGTAACTCAGTACGTAGCTGGTTCCCCAATCGGTCCTGACAAAGAAAAATCCATCAAATTATTAGGAGAAGTTATAGACAACTTCTAA
- a CDS encoding SPL family radical SAM protein, with protein sequence MRELVREIEVKSVLNKQKHVDDWFLSGYSLNPYSGCSFNCVYCYTRGSKYGENQVPGLAAKINAPQVLVKQLKNRARKREYEFIAFGSATDPYLPVERDLKITRELLMIILRFHFPVHMVTRSPLILRDLDILKKIGEKAVIPSELVGKMDKGIVTSFSFSTTHEDLARIFEPGAPSPQERLETMRQCKNAGLVVGAVFMPLLPFLSDSEEHLDDMIRKVKEYGADFILASGLTLFGEGPQDCKTRYYKVLEEYFPELVTKTRDLFGDSFAPSRTYQHKLHQRVTRLCKKHQIRNKVY encoded by the coding sequence GTGAGGGAACTGGTCAGGGAGATAGAAGTCAAATCGGTTTTAAACAAACAGAAACATGTGGATGACTGGTTCCTATCCGGTTATTCTTTAAACCCCTATTCAGGGTGTTCTTTTAACTGTGTCTACTGCTACACCCGGGGCAGCAAGTACGGTGAAAACCAGGTTCCTGGTCTAGCTGCTAAGATAAACGCACCCCAGGTCCTGGTTAAACAACTGAAAAACAGGGCCCGGAAAAGGGAGTATGAGTTCATAGCATTTGGTTCAGCTACCGATCCCTACCTGCCGGTGGAAAGGGATCTCAAGATCACCCGGGAACTTTTAATGATTATTCTGAGATTTCATTTCCCGGTACACATGGTAACTCGTTCTCCCCTGATTTTAAGGGACCTGGATATTCTTAAAAAAATTGGTGAAAAGGCAGTTATACCCTCTGAACTGGTGGGAAAAATGGATAAAGGGATTGTAACTTCTTTCTCATTCTCCACCACCCATGAAGATCTAGCCCGCATATTTGAACCTGGAGCTCCATCTCCCCAGGAGAGGTTGGAAACAATGAGACAATGCAAAAATGCTGGTCTGGTGGTGGGAGCTGTATTTATGCCGCTATTACCATTCCTATCAGATAGTGAAGAACATCTGGATGATATGATCCGGAAGGTTAAAGAGTATGGTGCTGATTTTATCTTAGCCAGTGGTTTGACACTCTTTGGAGAAGGACCTCAGGACTGCAAAACACGTTATTATAAAGTTTTAGAAGAATATTTCCCGGAGCTGGTTACTAAGACCCGTGATTTATTCGGTGATTCCTTCGCACCTTCCCGAACCTATCAGCATAAATTACATCAGAGGGTGACTAGGCTATGCAAGAAACATCAAATCCGAAATAAGGTCTATTAA